AGAGCCAGGAAATGGAATTCAGGAAGAAGTCGCTGTTGAAGGAGCCGGTGTAGATGAACTGGTTGTTGGCAAAGTCGGAGTCGCCGATGACCAGCAGGCGGCCGGGTTTCTTCTCCGCGGGAGCATCCCCCTCTCCGGCTTCTGCGGGCTCCGGAGAAGAGATTTCCACTGCGATTGCGAGCGCCTGGGGGCCTTCGTGGTCCCTGCCCTCGACGAACTCGGGGGATTCTTCACTGGCCAGATCCACCTCGCCCCACACGTCCTCGCGAGTGTTCAGGACGACCTGGGTCTTCATGCCCTCAGGCGCGGGTTCAACCCGGTTGAGCGTGCGCGCGCCGGGGAATACGAGCTGTCCGGGCAGGTCGCGCACGATCTGGTGCGGAAGGAACGGCGGCGTCGCCAGGGTTGTCAGGTAGTTGCTTCCCAGCAGGGCGGCGGCCACGTCGACGACGACGTCGTCACGCACCTCCACGCCGTAACCGGCAAGCCAGTCGGTGAGCCCCGCCGAGGGGGTGGGATCGACCATCACGATGGCCTGCCCGCCGGAGCGCAGCCATTGATCGACCTTCTTGAGTTCGCCGGGCAGGGGATCGCGCTGGGGACCGGCGATGATCAGCACCGTGCAGGGCGCAAGGCCCTCGTCACCGAGCTGATCTACCGAGCGGATCTCATAGCCCTGGCCCTCAACCGACTTGCGGGCGAAGTCATAACCGGCGACTTCCTCGCTCATCACGTCTTTTTCGCCGTGGCCGCTCATAAAACAAACGCTGCGGCGCTCGTCGCGGCTGATCTTGATGAGCGCGGCGGTGATGTCTTCCTCGCTCTGGGAGTTGATCCGCGTGCGCTGCTGGTTCTCCCCTTCACCGCGGGTGAAGACCAGCGTGTTGTAGAGGTCGACCTTGTAGTCGCGCGCTTCGATCGGGTTCTTGTCGGGATCGATGAAGCGCACTTTGAGGTTTTCGTTCTCGGCCTCATAGAGGCGCAGCACGTCGCGAAGCTGCGCCCGGGTGGGCTCGGTATCGCGCATGAAGACGGCGATTTCCGTCGGTTCATCGAGGCCCTGGACGATCTTCACGCTCTGGGGCGCCAGCGTATAGAGACCTACATCCGTAAGATCCCATTTCACGTTGCGGCGATTGGCCATCCAGTTGGCGCCGCCGATGATGCCCACGACAACGATGACCTGCACCGACGCCAGCGAGGCGAACACGAATGAGCGCGTCTTGACTGCATGGACCATGCGCTCCCATTCGAGCGCGAAGTAGGCGGCGATGAGCGCAGCGCCGCCAATCCACAGACCCTTCTGCCAGCTCTGGGGTTCGAGCTCCGTGGCCGGGATGATGCTCTGGACCGCAAAGAAGACGACGATGAGCACCATGCCGATCGCGGCGAGAATCCAGCGCGAGCTGGGCGCATCCTGCGCGCTCTGGGAGCGCGACTGCCCGACAACCAGATACTCATGGGCCAGGAACAGGAAGAGCACCATGAAGCTGGCGATGTAGACCACGTCGCGCAGCTCGATCAGGCCCTTGGTGAGCTGATCGAAGTGATCCTGGTAGGCCATGTATTCGAGCACGGCGCGAAGCGTCTCGTTCTCGACCGAGCTGGCCATGAACGGCAGGATCATCAGGACAAGCAGGCCCACGAAGCTCACCACAGCGGCGATGATCTGGTCATCGGTCAGCGCCGAGGCAAACAGGCCAAGCGCGATGAAGCAGCCGCCGAGCCCCAGCAGCGAGAGGTAGGACGCAACCAGCGGGCCCATGTCCAGCGGCGCGATCTTGCCCGCGAAATACGGCACGTAGAGCGTGAGCCCCAGGGACACCACCACCACCATCAAGGCGGCGGCAAACTTGCCGAGCAGCACAGAAGCGGTAGAGACCGGCGAGGTGAAGAGCAGCTCGTCGGTCTTGGCCTTCTTCTCTGCCGCGATGAGCCGCATGGTGAGCAGCGGCATCAGGAACAGGAAAAAAGTCACCATGAACTGGATGACCGAGATGCGGAAGAACTCGTTGATGTCGCTGGGACCGCCCGCAAAGGGGTTCTGCTGCGACATGAGATACTCGCGGGCATAGAGCTCCACGGTCTCGGAATAGAAGAAGCCCACGAGCGCCAGAAACGACGCGATGAATACGTAAGCCGAGGGCGAGAACAGGTAGGTGCGAACCTCTTTCTTGAAGACTGCAAGGAAGCCTCTCATGACGCACCTCCTTCCTCTTCGGCCGGCTCATCGGTGGCGGGGCTCTCCTCTTGTTGCGCAGGCGCAGCGGGCCGAGTTTCAGCCGCGCTCGACCCACCGCCAGACTGAGTCAACTGGAGGAACACCTCTTCGAGGCGCGTGCCCTCATCGCGCATCTCCAGCAGGCCCCAGCCCTTCTCGACCACAAGGGAAGAGACTTTTTCGCGAATCTCGGGGGCTGCGCCCACATGAACACTGAAATGATGGCCATCGCCGGGGGCGACGCCCTCGGCCGAGAGCACGC
This portion of the Chrysiogenia bacterium genome encodes:
- a CDS encoding Gldg family protein, with the translated sequence MRGFLAVFKKEVRTYLFSPSAYVFIASFLALVGFFYSETVELYAREYLMSQQNPFAGGPSDINEFFRISVIQFMVTFFLFLMPLLTMRLIAAEKKAKTDELLFTSPVSTASVLLGKFAAALMVVVVSLGLTLYVPYFAGKIAPLDMGPLVASYLSLLGLGGCFIALGLFASALTDDQIIAAVVSFVGLLVLMILPFMASSVENETLRAVLEYMAYQDHFDQLTKGLIELRDVVYIASFMVLFLFLAHEYLVVGQSRSQSAQDAPSSRWILAAIGMVLIVVFFAVQSIIPATELEPQSWQKGLWIGGAALIAAYFALEWERMVHAVKTRSFVFASLASVQVIVVVGIIGGANWMANRRNVKWDLTDVGLYTLAPQSVKIVQGLDEPTEIAVFMRDTEPTRAQLRDVLRLYEAENENLKVRFIDPDKNPIEARDYKVDLYNTLVFTRGEGENQQRTRINSQSEEDITAALIKISRDERRSVCFMSGHGEKDVMSEEVAGYDFARKSVEGQGYEIRSVDQLGDEGLAPCTVLIIAGPQRDPLPGELKKVDQWLRSGGQAIVMVDPTPSAGLTDWLAGYGVEVRDDVVVDVAAALLGSNYLTTLATPPFLPHQIVRDLPGQLVFPGARTLNRVEPAPEGMKTQVVLNTREDVWGEVDLASEESPEFVEGRDHEGPQALAIAVEISSPEPAEAGEGDAPAEKKPGRLLVIGDSDFANNQFIYTGSFNSDFFLNSISWL